ACACAGCCCGAGGAGCAGCGGCGGCTGGCGACGCCCGAGGGCGGCCGTGGGATCCGGCCAGGCACCCCACCCGCACGCGATGCCCCCGGCGCCTCAGTGCTGCAGAACGAGCACTCATTCCAGGCACAGCTGCGCGCAGCCGCCTTCACACTGTTCCTGTTCACGGCCACGTGGGCCTTCGGGGCGCTGGCGGTGTCGCAGGGCCACTTCCTGGACATGGTCTTCAGCTGCCTGTATGGTGCTTTCTGCGTGACCCTGGGACTCTTCGTGCTCATCCACCACTGCGCCAAGCGCGAGGACGTGTGGCAGTGCTGGTGGGCATGCTGCCCGCCCCGCAAGGACGCCCATCCCGCGCTTGACGCCAACGGGGCCACGCTGGGCCGCGCCGCCTGCCTGCACTCGCCGGGACTGGGCCAGCCACGGGGCTTCGCGCACCCACCGGGCCCCTGCAAGATGACCAACCTGCAGGCTGCGCAGGGCCACGCCAGTTGCCTGTCGCCGGCCACCCCGTGCTGCGCCAAGATGCACTGCGAGCCACTGACGGCGGACGAGGCGCACGTGCACCTGCAGGAGGAGGGTGCCTTCGGGCACGACCCCCACCTGCACGGGTGCCTTCAGGGCAGAACTCAGCCGCCCTACTTTAGCCGGCACCCGGCAGAGGAGCCCGAGTACGCCTACCACATCCCCTCTAGCCTGGACGGCAGTCCCCGCAGCTCACGCACAGACAGCCCCCCCAGCTCTCTGGATGGCCCGGCAGAGACGCACACGCTGGCCTGCTGCGCCCAGGGCGACCCCTTCCCCATGGTCAGCCAGCCAGAGGGCAGCGATGGGAGCCCTGCCCTCTACAGCTGCCCCATGCAGCAGGGCAGGGAGGCAGCGCTTGGGCCCGGCCACTTGGAGATGCTGCGGaggacacagtccctgccctttgGTGGCCCCAGCCAGAACGGGCTGCCCAAGGGTAACTTGCTAGAAGGCCTGCCGTTTGGCACCGATGGGACCGGCAACATCCGAACGGGACCCTGGAAAAACGAAACTACTGTGTAGACGGGGCAGAGGACACGATGTTCCTGGAGGAGCTTCAGAGCAGAGTGGGGAGCCCATCTGCCACATGAGGTCACTGGGAGCACCAAAGTGACTCCACCTTTCAGAAGCAGTTCACACCCCCTGCCCCCTTCCTTGTGAAAGACCTCAGCGGGGAAACGCTCTGGGCCACGCCCACTCCCCTTATCCCAGTTCCACGTGCTGGTCCCCAAACACGGTCATCCGGTTTCTGTCCTGTGGTCTCCAGTCCTGGGGCACCCCAGAGGCAGAGCAGGGGATTCCATCAAAGGACCCACTCAGACCCCAGCATGGCCCTGCCCGAGATGCCCTGCCACCCACGGAGTCCTGGCTTCCCCTGGTGTGGCTGTGAAGGGCCGAGATCGCAGGAGGGAGTTGCCGTGACCTTTCCCAGTGTTCAATGTGTGTGTCTTGCGTTCTACTCCGGGGGTGGTGGCGGCAGGTCTGTCTCCAGCATTCTCGCTCTGGGCAGAACCCTCGGGACCCTCCGCTGTCATGTGTCTGAGCCGCCCCTGCAGCTTCACAGGGCCCCTGCACACCTCTGCCCACTCAGTGTCCCCTGTCAGCCCGGTCCTTATCATAGCTCCAGCCCTGCAGGGCTGAGAGCACCACGGATGCTGGGGGCTGCTCTGCACTTTGGGGATGGCTGTTAGCCTCAGAGGGCCAATGGGGGCTTTCAGGGGTCCAAGCCTTGGGAAAATGCCCAGACATCCTTTAATGAAGACTCGACTTCCAAAACCAGCCATCACTGGGACTGGATTCCACTGCAGTATAGGCACTTAGCAACAAGGTTTATTCCAAAAAGAAAAGGGGCTGACAAATGGGACATCCTCATGGACAAAatccctttccctttttctcatCTCCATGAACATCTGGGCACCAAGCCCTGACTCAAAGGACAGATGTGGATGACAACAAGCCTTCTGTGAAAGCAAGTGGCCCGTCCCTAGGTGGGAGGGAGTCCAGAGAGTCATGGGTGTGAAACTGTGCAcagctttccctccctcccccttcctcgtCTGTGACACGTGtgcacccacacatacacacatacacacacacaaaaacacgtgcatatcacacacatacacacacatgcacacaaacacgtgcatatcacacatacacacgcacacacacaaacacatgcatatcacacatacacacgcacacacacaaacgtgcatatcacacacacacacacaggcacacacacgcacacaaacgtgcatatcacacacacatgcacacacacccaaacACATGTGCatatcacacacatacatgcacacacacaaacacgtgcatatcacacacatacacaca
This genomic stretch from Pongo pygmaeus isolate AG05252 chromosome 8, NHGRI_mPonPyg2-v2.0_pri, whole genome shotgun sequence harbors:
- the ADGRA1 gene encoding adhesion G protein-coupled receptor A1, translated to MDLKTVLSLPRYPGEFLHPVVYACTAVMLLCLLASVVTYIVHQSAIRISRKGRHTLLNFCFHAALTFTVFAGGINRTKYPILCQAVGIVLHYSTLSTMLWIGVTARNIYKQVTKKAPLCLDADQPPYPRQPLLRFYLVSGGVPFIICGVTAATNIRNYGTEDEDTAYCWMAWEPSLGAFYGPAAIIALVTCAYFLGTYVQLRRHPGRRYELRTQPEEQRRLATPEGGRGIRPGTPPARDAPGASVLQNEHSFQAQLRAAAFTLFLFTATWAFGALAVSQGHFLDMVFSCLYGAFCVTLGLFVLIHHCAKREDVWQCWWACCPPRKDAHPALDANGATLGRAACLHSPGLGQPRGFAHPPGPCKMTNLQAAQGHASCLSPATPCCAKMHCEPLTADEAHVHLQEEGAFGHDPHLHGCLQGRTQPPYFSRHPAEEPEYAYHIPSSLDGSPRSSRTDSPPSSLDGPAETHTLACCAQGDPFPMVSQPEGSDGSPALYSCPMQQGREAALGPGHLEMLRRTQSLPFGGPSQNGLPKGNLLEGLPFGTDGTGNIRTGPWKNETTV